The following proteins are co-located in the Apium graveolens cultivar Ventura chromosome 5, ASM990537v1, whole genome shotgun sequence genome:
- the LOC141661149 gene encoding uncharacterized protein LOC141661149, whose translation MARIQQQQQQEELPEHFTVVTGSVLCCNGLVCLANLECDTIYLWNPMIRKFKILPTPKFKPTPVAKTFHFCSFKLGFGYDGFCNDYKIVRIVLYTAYARYKTRDFVYSVHVEMYSANEDSWKEIEIPESIKFFKFYPSGEVGVFLPQTHGYCISKAFTSYYRSLAMIYAESIDVGESFYSLWTFDVDCGNVSWTKQFNIENRSQDDLKFLLPPGSFICTVAKYSESLVSLEGFEELE comes from the exons ATGGCAAGAAttcagcagcagcagcagcaagaAGAG TTGCCAGAACATTTCACTGTTGTGACTGGTTCCGTATTGTGTTGTAATGGTCTTGTTTGTCTCGCCAATCTCGAATGTGATACTATTTATTTGTGGAATCCGATGATTAGGAAATTTAAGATACTACCTACTCCTAAATTTAAGCCAACTCCAGTTGCCAAAACATTTCACTTTTGTTCGTTTAAGCTAGGGTTTGGTTATGATGGTTTTTGTAATGATTACAAGATTGTTAGGATTGTTTTGTACACTGCGTATGCTCGTTATAAGACACGTGATTTTGTTTATTCGGTACATGTGGAGATGTATTCAGCCAATGAGGATTCTTGGAAAGAGATCGAGATTCCTGAATCAATAAAGTTTTTTAAGTTTTATCCATCTGGAGAGGTGGGTGTTTTTCTTCCTCAAACCCACGGGTATTGTATTTCGAAGGCTTTTACGAGTTACTATC GTTCTCTTGCTATGATATATGCTGAATCCATTGATGTTGGTGAATCATTTTACAGTCTATGGACATTTGATGTGGATTGCGGTAATGTGTCTTGGACTAAACAGTTCAATATTGAGAATAGGTCACAGGATGATCTG AAGTTTCTTCTACCTCCTGGTAGTTTTATCTGCACAGTTGCTAAGTACAGCGAGAGCCTTGTTTCACTTGAAGGGTTTGAAGAACTAGAGTAA